A window of Synechococcus sp. MEDNS5 contains these coding sequences:
- a CDS encoding transcriptional repressor, whose translation MRLIRQRRMVLDLLWSEGTHLSARDIFEKLNQRGRSIGHTSVYQNLEALQSAGVIECLDRASGRLYGYRNDPHSHITCMESGVIEDLDVELPAALLQDIEQRTGYRIESYTLQLSGRRAETTGGS comes from the coding sequence ATGCGCTTGATTCGGCAACGCAGGATGGTGCTGGATCTGCTCTGGAGCGAAGGAACCCATCTCAGTGCGAGAGACATTTTTGAAAAACTGAATCAGAGAGGCCGGAGCATTGGCCATACCTCGGTTTATCAGAATCTCGAAGCCCTGCAGAGCGCTGGTGTGATCGAGTGTCTCGATCGTGCCAGTGGTCGTCTCTACGGGTACCGCAACGACCCCCACAGTCACATCACCTGCATGGAAAGTGGTGTGATTGAAGATCTCGACGTTGAACTCCCCGCGGCCTTACTCCAGGACATTGAACAACGCACCGGCTACAGGATCGAGTCCTACACTCTTCAGCTCAGTGGTCGTCGTGCAGAGACCACTGGAGGATCCTGA
- the hisA gene encoding 1-(5-phosphoribosyl)-5-[(5-phosphoribosylamino)methylideneamino]imidazole-4-carboxamide isomerase, which translates to MQIIPAIDLLGGSCVRLHQGDYDKVTRFNDDPVAQAMRWQEQGAERLHLVDLDGARSGEPANDSVIRAITSALTIPVQLGGGVRTAERAETLLACGLDRVILGTVALEQPQLVIDLAERHPERVVVGIDARHGKVATKGWLEDSNTEAIALAARFSTSAIAAIISTDISTDGTLEGPNLQALREMAEASSVPVIASGGVGCMADLLALLTLEPLGVEAVIVGRALYDGRIDLGEALRALASGRLQDPPSDLLQDFA; encoded by the coding sequence ATGCAGATCATTCCCGCCATCGATCTGCTGGGGGGCAGCTGCGTCCGTCTGCACCAAGGTGATTACGACAAAGTCACACGCTTCAATGACGACCCCGTGGCCCAGGCCATGCGCTGGCAGGAACAGGGCGCCGAACGACTGCACCTGGTGGATCTGGATGGAGCCCGCAGTGGGGAACCAGCCAATGACAGCGTCATCCGTGCGATCACTTCAGCACTCACGATCCCCGTGCAACTCGGTGGAGGTGTGCGAACTGCGGAGCGGGCAGAGACTTTGCTTGCTTGTGGTCTCGACAGGGTGATCCTCGGCACCGTGGCGCTGGAGCAGCCCCAGCTGGTGATCGATCTTGCCGAGCGCCATCCCGAGCGGGTCGTGGTGGGCATCGACGCTCGCCACGGGAAGGTGGCCACCAAGGGATGGCTGGAGGACAGCAACACCGAAGCCATCGCGCTGGCCGCCCGCTTCAGTACCTCCGCCATCGCAGCGATCATCAGTACTGACATCAGCACCGATGGCACCTTGGAGGGACCAAATCTTCAGGCCCTTCGGGAGATGGCTGAAGCCAGTTCCGTTCCAGTGATCGCCTCTGGAGGCGTGGGATGCATGGCCGATCTTCTGGCCTTGTTGACATTGGAACCGCTTGGAGTCGAAGCCGTCATCGTTGGTCGTGCGCTCTACGACGGACGGATTGATCTGGGCGAAGCGCTGAGAGCCCTGGCGAGTGGCCGGCTTCAGGACCCTCCATCGGACCTACTTCAGGATTTCGCCTGA
- a CDS encoding NAD-dependent epimerase/dehydratase family protein has product MQILLMGGTRFVGKPLVSRLLQQGHQLTLFTRGRQPLPAGVESCVGDRQDDTALEQLRGRRFEVVIDSSGRTLADSQKVIERTGAPSHRFLYVSSAGVYAASESWPLDEQSPLDPQSRHAGKAETEAWLMREGIPFTSFRPTYIVGPGNYNPVERWFFDRIVHGRPIPLPGDGTTVTQVGHVEDLAEAMARSLEVDAACNRIYNCSSHRGITFRGLIAAAAEACGRECADLDLRSFDPSGLDPKARKAFPLRLSHFLTDVSRVERELAWMPRFDAATSMADSFQRDYQLSPTPNPDFSGDDALLSAA; this is encoded by the coding sequence GTGCAAATCCTGTTGATGGGTGGGACCCGCTTTGTTGGGAAACCTCTCGTGAGCCGCCTTCTGCAGCAGGGTCATCAGCTCACCTTGTTCACCCGTGGTCGGCAACCCCTGCCCGCTGGTGTCGAGTCCTGCGTTGGTGATCGCCAGGACGACACCGCCCTGGAGCAGCTCCGTGGCCGCCGCTTCGAGGTGGTGATCGACAGCTCCGGACGGACTCTTGCTGACAGCCAAAAGGTAATTGAACGGACTGGAGCTCCCTCCCACCGATTTCTCTACGTAAGCTCTGCTGGGGTTTACGCCGCTAGTGAGAGCTGGCCTCTTGATGAGCAGAGTCCCTTGGATCCTCAGAGTCGCCATGCCGGTAAGGCTGAAACCGAAGCTTGGCTGATGCGTGAGGGGATTCCGTTCACAAGTTTCCGGCCCACCTATATCGTCGGCCCCGGCAACTACAACCCGGTAGAGCGCTGGTTCTTCGACCGCATCGTGCATGGGCGCCCGATCCCGCTTCCGGGGGACGGAACCACGGTGACCCAGGTTGGCCATGTGGAGGATCTTGCGGAGGCCATGGCCCGCAGCCTTGAAGTGGATGCTGCCTGCAACCGCATCTACAACTGCTCATCCCATCGCGGAATCACCTTCCGTGGGTTGATTGCCGCCGCCGCCGAGGCCTGTGGCCGCGAGTGCGCGGATCTTGATCTGCGTTCATTCGACCCCAGTGGCCTGGATCCGAAAGCCCGCAAAGCGTTCCCCCTGCGGCTCAGTCACTTCCTGACCGATGTCTCAAGGGTGGAGCGCGAACTGGCCTGGATGCCCCGGTTTGATGCCGCTACCTCAATGGCTGACAGTTTTCAACGGGATTACCAGCTGAGCCCCACGCCCAATCCGGATTTCAGCGGCGACGACGCCCTGCTGTCAGCGGCGTGA
- the pgsA gene encoding CDP-diacylglycerol--glycerol-3-phosphate 3-phosphatidyltransferase has protein sequence MVSPWRSWADRLTLFRAVLGAPVLLALAADQLSTAWLLLLLGAFSDWADGWMARKADGGSSWGARLDPLADKLLISAPLIWLASEQVLPLWSVWLLLARELLISGWRSASQSGAPASWIGKTKTTLQFLSLFLLIWPPSWGAGSVVLGLRQLGWSLYWPALGLALWSGLAYITPLTAGRRRR, from the coding sequence TTGGTCTCTCCCTGGCGATCCTGGGCGGATCGACTCACCCTGTTCCGTGCTGTTCTGGGCGCCCCCGTACTGCTGGCTCTTGCCGCTGATCAGCTCTCCACCGCTTGGTTGCTGCTGCTCTTGGGTGCCTTCAGTGACTGGGCTGATGGCTGGATGGCCCGCAAGGCCGATGGCGGCAGCAGCTGGGGGGCCAGGCTCGATCCCCTGGCAGACAAGCTTCTGATCAGCGCTCCATTGATCTGGTTGGCCAGCGAGCAGGTCCTCCCCCTCTGGTCGGTCTGGCTTCTGTTGGCCAGGGAACTATTGATTTCGGGTTGGCGATCAGCAAGTCAGAGCGGGGCTCCGGCCTCCTGGATTGGCAAAACAAAAACCACCCTGCAGTTCCTGAGCCTGTTTCTGCTGATCTGGCCTCCAAGCTGGGGGGCCGGTTCAGTCGTCCTTGGACTTCGTCAGCTGGGCTGGAGCCTGTATTGGCCAGCCCTGGGGCTGGCCCTCTGGTCTGGGCTGGCCTACATCACGCCGCTGACAGCAGGGCGTCGTCGCCGCTGA
- a CDS encoding CBS domain-containing protein — protein MVLQQTVGEVMSAPVLTVTPATPLKDAVTLLSDHHISGVPVVGDDGTLVGELTEQNLMVRESGVDAGPYVMLLDSVIYLRNPLNWDKQVHQVLGNTVADLMSRDSHSCAQSLPLPKAASMLHEKGTQRLIVVDEERRPVGMLTRGDVVRALASAQP, from the coding sequence ATGGTGCTCCAGCAGACGGTCGGGGAGGTGATGTCCGCTCCGGTGCTGACAGTCACGCCTGCCACTCCCTTAAAGGATGCCGTGACTCTGTTGAGCGACCACCACATCAGTGGAGTGCCTGTGGTCGGTGATGACGGCACGCTTGTGGGTGAACTCACCGAGCAGAACCTGATGGTGCGCGAGAGCGGGGTCGATGCGGGGCCTTACGTGATGCTTCTCGACAGCGTGATTTACCTGCGCAACCCCCTCAATTGGGACAAGCAGGTTCATCAGGTGTTGGGCAATACCGTGGCCGATCTCATGAGTCGTGATAGCCATTCCTGTGCCCAGTCTCTGCCACTGCCGAAGGCTGCCTCCATGCTCCACGAAAAAGGGACGCAGCGATTGATCGTGGTTGATGAAGAGCGCCGACCTGTTGGCATGCTCACCCGGGGTGATGTGGTGAGAGCCCTGGCGTCCGCCCAGCCCTAG
- a CDS encoding L,D-transpeptidase: protein MPFPSWRIALPAGLALLCVSLVPMQARAEKTIEISLKQRYLTLFDNGKVVERFPVAIGAPESPTPAGSYAITRKEEAPVYHKGGKVIAPGPKNPVGVRYMAYFQIGSGEYAIHGTAWPNWVKLRAAVSLGCIRMLNKDVVTLFKQVDVGTPVVVTTN from the coding sequence ATGCCCTTCCCTTCCTGGCGCATCGCCCTGCCGGCGGGTCTGGCTCTGTTGTGCGTGAGCTTGGTTCCGATGCAGGCTCGGGCTGAAAAAACCATCGAGATCAGCCTCAAGCAGCGATACCTCACGCTGTTTGACAACGGCAAGGTTGTGGAACGCTTCCCTGTCGCCATCGGAGCTCCGGAATCGCCGACCCCCGCAGGCAGTTACGCGATCACGCGCAAAGAGGAAGCTCCTGTGTATCACAAGGGCGGCAAGGTCATCGCACCCGGTCCGAAGAATCCAGTTGGCGTTCGCTACATGGCTTACTTTCAGATCGGTTCCGGCGAGTACGCGATCCACGGCACAGCCTGGCCGAACTGGGTCAAGCTCCGGGCCGCCGTCAGTCTGGGATGCATCCGCATGCTTAATAAGGACGTCGTCACGCTCTTCAAGCAGGTGGATGTCGGCACTCCTGTGGTTGTAACCACCAACTGA
- the pdeM gene encoding ligase-associated DNA damage response endonuclease PdeM has product MAAIDATEADSAIPTGGCIWRWRDEQLVLLPDRGIWREASRDLLVADLHLGKAEVFQAFGIPVPSDEDRGTLGRLQRICTSCSPERIIILGDLIHGRQGLTPRLMHDLATLSERLATQILLVGGNHDRDLRMPVLPRKSSFRLGSLWLSHEPENGPATAELLNICGHIHPAATLRQGADRLRLPCFAYDELEQRMLIPAFGELTGGHDCGHRYRKWLVAEGAIVPWLTPEPQPGKRRQAR; this is encoded by the coding sequence TTGGCTGCCATCGACGCTACAGAAGCAGATTCAGCGATTCCAACGGGCGGCTGCATCTGGCGTTGGCGGGATGAGCAGCTGGTGCTTCTGCCGGATCGGGGGATCTGGAGAGAGGCGAGCCGAGACCTTCTGGTCGCCGATCTCCACCTTGGCAAGGCCGAAGTGTTTCAAGCCTTTGGGATTCCCGTGCCGAGTGATGAGGATCGCGGAACGCTGGGGCGTCTTCAGCGGATCTGCACCAGCTGCAGCCCCGAGAGGATCATCATCCTGGGTGATCTGATCCATGGTCGCCAGGGGCTCACCCCCCGGTTGATGCACGACCTGGCCACGTTGTCTGAACGGCTTGCAACCCAGATTCTCCTGGTTGGAGGCAATCACGACAGGGATCTTCGAATGCCAGTGCTTCCTCGAAAATCGTCCTTCCGTCTGGGCAGTCTCTGGCTGAGCCACGAACCAGAAAACGGCCCAGCTACGGCAGAACTGCTCAATATTTGCGGCCATATTCATCCAGCGGCAACCCTGCGCCAGGGTGCTGATCGCCTGCGACTTCCTTGTTTCGCCTACGACGAACTCGAGCAGCGAATGCTGATTCCTGCCTTCGGAGAGTTGACGGGAGGGCATGACTGCGGTCACCGTTACCGCAAATGGCTGGTGGCCGAGGGCGCCATCGTTCCTTGGCTTACTCCCGAACCCCAACCAGGAAAGCGACGGCAAGCCCGGTGA
- a CDS encoding transporter substrate-binding domain-containing protein — translation MSATVEAVNVKAALLLAGLTVLAWPGDALAQTLRVGVSGSPPFVIEDGVALRGISLQIWDEAADRLNRPYDLIQFPNTEANVDAVVNGKVDMAIGPISITPGRLANPKIDFTQPYFNGTEDLLLPLRAPSLLARLRPFFGWAALSSAGGLMLLLFLVGNLIWLAERRRNAAQFPRHYLQGVGNGMWFALVTLTTVGYGDRAPLSKTGRTIAGVWMVMSLLALSSITAGLASAFTVSLSRLDPTDIRESADLRGKTVAVVDGTTSETWAKIYGARAKPASTLNKAIALLGKGNVDGVLFDGAPLRFYLQQNPGAPYKIAPFSLANQTYGFVLPIDSPLRTPIDVVLLDMQRKGEVKKITDSLLQ, via the coding sequence TTGAGCGCAACGGTTGAGGCGGTGAACGTGAAGGCTGCACTCCTTTTGGCAGGGCTAACGGTGCTTGCCTGGCCTGGTGATGCTCTGGCCCAGACGCTTCGGGTGGGCGTGAGCGGTTCTCCTCCCTTCGTGATCGAGGATGGCGTCGCATTGCGCGGGATCAGTCTCCAGATCTGGGATGAAGCGGCTGATCGTCTCAACCGCCCTTATGACTTGATCCAGTTTCCGAATACGGAGGCGAATGTGGACGCCGTGGTGAATGGAAAGGTGGATATGGCCATCGGGCCGATCAGCATCACCCCAGGTCGTCTGGCCAACCCCAAGATCGACTTCACCCAGCCTTATTTCAACGGCACAGAAGATCTGCTGCTGCCCCTGCGAGCACCCAGTCTTCTGGCTCGGCTTCGTCCCTTTTTTGGTTGGGCGGCCTTGTCATCAGCCGGGGGGTTGATGCTGCTGTTGTTTCTGGTTGGAAATCTGATCTGGCTGGCGGAACGCAGGCGGAATGCCGCTCAGTTCCCCCGTCATTACCTTCAGGGTGTGGGCAATGGCATGTGGTTTGCCCTGGTCACGCTCACAACCGTGGGCTATGGCGATCGGGCTCCGCTTTCCAAAACCGGTCGCACCATTGCGGGCGTTTGGATGGTGATGTCGCTTCTGGCGCTCTCGTCCATCACGGCTGGCCTGGCCTCAGCCTTCACTGTTTCGCTCTCTCGGCTTGACCCCACGGATATCCGCGAAAGTGCAGATCTACGGGGCAAGACCGTCGCCGTTGTGGATGGCACGACCAGCGAAACCTGGGCGAAGATCTATGGCGCACGGGCGAAGCCTGCCTCAACACTGAACAAGGCCATTGCGTTGCTCGGCAAGGGCAATGTTGATGGGGTGCTTTTCGATGGTGCGCCCTTGCGTTTTTACCTTCAGCAAAATCCTGGGGCCCCCTACAAGATTGCGCCATTCAGCCTGGCCAATCAGACCTACGGTTTCGTTCTGCCGATCGACAGTCCCTTGCGGACTCCGATTGATGTGGTGTTGCTCGACATGCAACGAAAGGGAGAGGTGAAAAAGATCACAGACTCTCTGTTGCAATGA
- a CDS encoding CopG family transcriptional regulator has translation MSFLQTLLHELQEQLRSEHPEISAGQVAEAAESERVNVTLPAGVMNRLKQQALAEGRSCSSLATFLIEEGLRRHGSLQ, from the coding sequence GTGTCATTCCTCCAGACATTGCTCCATGAGCTGCAGGAACAACTGCGCTCAGAGCATCCGGAGATCAGCGCCGGGCAGGTCGCTGAAGCCGCTGAATCGGAACGGGTGAATGTCACCCTTCCTGCCGGTGTGATGAATCGACTGAAGCAGCAGGCCCTGGCAGAAGGCAGAAGCTGCAGCAGCCTCGCCACTTTTCTGATTGAGGAAGGCCTGCGCAGGCATGGATCCCTGCAATAA
- a CDS encoding PCC domain-containing protein — METLTLKLEPGQDLHQSLHQLASDHQLSGFVLGVVGDLSAACFQCPGQPNPTRMQGILEVITLNGTVSPQGVHLHLSLSDGACQVWGGHLEPGTIVHRGVQLMVGLSELPGQSSPTTSNGRVELAVLQGCPWCHRARQLLERHAIPHRLIPVESDSTFEACRKRSGLKVFPQIFVDGDYFGDYTALHQLHQSGQIDSLR, encoded by the coding sequence ATGGAGACTCTGACCCTCAAGCTGGAACCCGGTCAGGATCTTCACCAGTCCCTTCATCAACTTGCATCCGATCACCAGCTCAGCGGCTTCGTTCTGGGAGTTGTTGGCGATCTTTCAGCGGCTTGTTTTCAGTGCCCGGGTCAACCCAATCCCACCAGGATGCAAGGCATACTGGAAGTGATCACACTGAATGGCACGGTTTCTCCGCAGGGAGTTCACCTCCATCTCAGCCTCTCGGACGGAGCTTGCCAGGTTTGGGGTGGACACCTCGAACCTGGAACCATCGTGCACAGGGGCGTGCAGTTGATGGTCGGATTGAGTGAATTGCCAGGCCAGAGCTCACCAACAACCAGCAACGGACGGGTTGAGCTGGCCGTTCTCCAAGGATGTCCCTGGTGCCATCGCGCACGCCAGCTTCTCGAACGGCATGCGATTCCTCATCGCCTCATCCCCGTCGAATCCGACAGCACATTTGAGGCCTGCCGGAAGCGCAGTGGGCTGAAGGTGTTTCCCCAGATTTTTGTTGATGGGGACTACTTCGGCGACTACACCGCCCTCCATCAGCTGCATCAGAGTGGCCAGATTGATTCGCTGCGATGA
- a CDS encoding DUF6737 family protein, giving the protein MTESTDTDLWSHKPWWCQPWTILLTGLFVVVGSWLVLHRLWVTGSVALVVGCWWFLFLVIAPTAYRNQSR; this is encoded by the coding sequence ATGACTGAGTCGACTGACACCGATCTGTGGTCGCACAAGCCATGGTGGTGTCAGCCATGGACGATCCTTCTCACCGGCCTGTTCGTGGTGGTTGGCAGCTGGTTGGTGCTTCACCGGCTCTGGGTCACAGGCTCTGTGGCCTTGGTTGTGGGGTGCTGGTGGTTTCTCTTCCTCGTGATTGCACCCACCGCCTATCGCAATCAGTCGCGCTGA
- a CDS encoding iron uptake porin: protein MTLATESQGVMKRLLPLALYGLLSVLNPSAARSNTTDGPLACAPVEPAPERALNRLQATAELEDCLQRHGSDHEAIQRLISELRNELIQLSNHRANHLDETVKSLEATAFSPTTRLKGVTTFIIGGNAFAGTSDTLRNDIRSSFGASIVGYDEKLILRTSFTGKDLLNLRLRAGNLDSDQNAFGGGGPSQLSELEVAFQQGPVSDRLGVNRAWYQFPVGEDWTFTVGSRVNQSVMLAMWPSVYPDDTVLDLFTQAGASGAYSSNLGAGGGVMWERGPLSFSLNYIAGNGENGVSGSGMFGVDAGSSATAQVGWATDAWGIAAALATIQNGFNIIDYASPFTLRSFNQPGITTGTALSGYWQPPDDGWVPSVSAGWGWNSTRYRKTVKSDGLVSISQSWTVALQWSDWLFEDTSMGLAVGQPIFATALKGGATPDDAGFAMEGWMMVQVSDAISVTPALFYLSRPLGAETPQGTSLSQLGALLKTTLRF, encoded by the coding sequence ATGACCCTTGCAACAGAGAGCCAAGGGGTAATGAAACGCCTGTTGCCCTTAGCGCTTTATGGGCTCCTGAGTGTGTTGAACCCCAGCGCGGCACGCTCGAACACGACCGATGGACCCCTTGCTTGTGCACCTGTGGAACCCGCTCCAGAACGGGCACTGAATCGTCTCCAGGCGACCGCAGAGCTTGAGGACTGTCTGCAGCGTCATGGATCGGATCACGAAGCAATCCAAAGATTGATCAGCGAACTCAGAAATGAACTGATTCAGCTGAGCAACCATCGGGCGAATCACCTGGATGAAACCGTCAAGAGTCTTGAGGCCACAGCGTTCTCTCCGACAACGCGATTGAAGGGAGTCACCACGTTCATCATCGGAGGCAATGCCTTCGCAGGAACCTCCGACACGCTGCGCAACGACATTCGCAGCAGCTTCGGAGCTTCGATCGTTGGCTACGACGAGAAGCTGATCCTGCGCACGAGCTTCACGGGCAAGGATCTACTCAATCTCCGGCTGAGAGCTGGCAATCTCGATTCAGACCAAAACGCCTTCGGAGGAGGTGGCCCAAGCCAACTCTCGGAATTGGAGGTGGCTTTTCAGCAAGGACCTGTCTCCGACCGCCTCGGAGTCAATCGCGCCTGGTATCAGTTCCCAGTGGGTGAAGATTGGACGTTCACCGTCGGTAGCCGGGTGAACCAGAGCGTGATGCTGGCGATGTGGCCAAGCGTCTACCCCGACGACACGGTGCTGGATCTGTTCACCCAGGCAGGAGCTTCAGGGGCGTACAGCAGCAATCTCGGCGCCGGTGGTGGTGTGATGTGGGAACGAGGACCGCTGAGCTTCAGCCTCAACTACATCGCCGGCAACGGTGAGAACGGTGTTTCCGGATCGGGAATGTTCGGGGTGGACGCAGGCAGCAGCGCCACCGCACAGGTGGGCTGGGCCACGGACGCCTGGGGAATCGCCGCAGCGCTGGCGACCATCCAGAACGGTTTCAACATCATTGATTACGCCAGTCCTTTCACCCTGCGCAGCTTCAACCAACCCGGCATCACCACAGGCACGGCCTTGAGCGGGTACTGGCAACCCCCCGATGATGGATGGGTCCCATCAGTCAGCGCCGGGTGGGGGTGGAACAGCACGCGCTATCGCAAAACGGTGAAGAGCGATGGGCTGGTGTCGATCTCCCAGTCATGGACGGTGGCTTTGCAGTGGAGCGATTGGCTGTTTGAAGACACATCCATGGGGCTGGCCGTCGGCCAACCGATCTTTGCGACGGCTCTGAAGGGAGGGGCGACTCCCGACGACGCCGGTTTCGCCATGGAGGGCTGGATGATGGTTCAGGTTTCAGACGCGATCAGCGTCACGCCCGCGCTCTTCTATCTCAGCCGCCCCCTGGGAGCAGAGACGCCCCAAGGCACATCCCTGAGTCAGCTTGGCGCCTTGCTGAAAACAACCCTGAGATTCTGA
- a CDS encoding ABC transporter ATP-binding protein — translation MALHYASRRDAPWLELQAIEAWAGGQRIVEGLSLRLWIGESTAILGPNGAGKSTLVKLISRSLHPVVQPQSHLRLFGEERINLWSLRERLGMLDTELQQRIPKAMPCRELMLSAFFGAIGLRRGLHPTPQQIQQSAEVLEQFNLSDLGTCRFGSLSDGQKRRMLIARAMVHRPQVLVLDEPTNALDLRARHGLLAQLRQLCRMGTTVIVITHQIDSIIPEITRVVGMRKGGVVVDGAPVEVLNDRVLSDLFQTPLKVLEAGGYRQVLPA, via the coding sequence ATGGCCCTTCACTACGCAAGCAGACGAGACGCACCTTGGCTGGAACTCCAAGCCATCGAAGCTTGGGCTGGTGGTCAACGCATTGTCGAAGGCTTGTCACTGCGGCTCTGGATTGGCGAATCCACAGCGATTCTCGGACCGAACGGTGCCGGCAAAAGCACCCTCGTCAAGCTCATCAGCCGCAGTCTTCATCCCGTGGTTCAACCGCAGTCCCACCTGCGGCTCTTCGGAGAGGAACGCATCAATCTTTGGTCCCTGCGTGAGCGTCTGGGAATGTTGGATACGGAACTGCAGCAGCGCATCCCCAAGGCAATGCCCTGCCGTGAGCTGATGCTCTCCGCCTTCTTCGGAGCCATCGGTCTAAGACGCGGACTTCATCCCACCCCTCAGCAGATTCAACAATCCGCTGAAGTGTTGGAGCAGTTCAACCTTTCAGATCTGGGTACCTGCCGATTCGGGAGCCTGTCCGATGGCCAGAAACGCAGAATGCTGATAGCAAGAGCGATGGTGCATCGGCCGCAGGTGTTGGTCCTCGACGAACCAACCAATGCCCTCGACCTGCGGGCTCGGCATGGATTGCTGGCACAGCTGAGACAGCTCTGCCGCATGGGAACCACAGTGATCGTGATCACCCACCAGATCGATTCGATCATCCCTGAGATCACCCGAGTGGTGGGAATGCGCAAGGGTGGCGTTGTCGTGGATGGTGCACCAGTCGAGGTGCTCAACGACCGCGTGCTGTCGGATCTGTTCCAGACGCCTTTGAAGGTTTTAGAAGCCGGTGGTTACCGTCAGGTGCTGCCGGCATGA
- a CDS encoding transcriptional regulator, whose protein sequence is MTSRCSRCGSTSFRADRSLGGRLVCSHCGTPADQRVGGVRRPALTTRRKGLAFWLVVAVIAFLLVILIQSL, encoded by the coding sequence ATGACCAGCCGCTGCAGCCGATGCGGATCCACCAGTTTCCGTGCCGATCGCTCCCTTGGTGGTCGTCTGGTCTGCTCCCATTGCGGAACTCCTGCCGATCAACGGGTAGGAGGGGTTCGCAGACCTGCGTTGACCACACGCAGGAAGGGACTGGCCTTCTGGTTGGTCGTCGCAGTGATCGCATTCCTGCTGGTGATCCTGATTCAGTCGCTGTGA
- a CDS encoding NUDIX hydrolase, which yields MPFAVALAMLRQRDRWLLQLRDDIDGIAAPGCWGLFGGHLEPGESPETALRRELEEEIGWCPVNLQLWINHSTAIRTAHVFVGELQKDLHRLELNEGQDMVLATAKELRSGRILSPKLNQTRPLAPTLTLLTAKLDAIDHSD from the coding sequence ATGCCATTCGCTGTTGCCCTAGCCATGTTGCGGCAGCGTGATCGCTGGCTGCTGCAACTCCGCGATGACATCGATGGCATCGCCGCACCAGGGTGCTGGGGACTCTTCGGCGGCCATCTGGAACCAGGAGAATCCCCTGAAACGGCTCTGCGCCGGGAACTGGAGGAGGAGATCGGCTGGTGTCCCGTCAACCTCCAGCTGTGGATCAACCACAGCACCGCCATCCGCACAGCCCATGTGTTCGTTGGTGAGCTCCAGAAAGATCTGCACCGGCTTGAACTGAATGAAGGCCAAGACATGGTTCTGGCCACTGCAAAAGAACTGCGGTCTGGCCGAATTCTCAGCCCGAAGCTGAATCAAACCCGTCCGCTGGCGCCAACGCTGACACTCTTGACCGCCAAGCTCGACGCGATCGATCACAGCGACTGA